In the Podospora pseudocomata strain CBS 415.72m chromosome 5, whole genome shotgun sequence genome, one interval contains:
- a CDS encoding hypothetical protein (COG:S; EggNog:ENOG503NZBM): MADVDIHEKPKEKRSIRTWTPWLEIVALSAILICIICSAVVVTVSHDQEVSTWRISPAVWLAIFSAISNVAFSSALAAGIAVRFWLCASGGTQLSQLHYIWDHGRGLGFWPAIKSGSEARKVTLICTIAYLVQFASGPLFQRSTHTLAQNRVVQQNMFFDIANRIPDGWSGNWQSDRTVIHNRRVMSQTQAWYRNDSITVPSTEGYVCDGTCSGSVRGAGFVYTCAPTTYQPLDLSTNASHKATVFHIRAELVADERSEPLLTLLTKHIDKLEGNCQATVKIDRCNITAAVVEHPVIIQNSTAWFDHSALKFNQSLPIISPYISAGDSLTTPISSGVGPLAGLQAFVSGHMYDNATTTFNPTLKKWLFAGPGPGTLADVFFRAEPWDFGNHSLISCGLIWDSPTEYVLANLHEWQFRVAERVGRGTERQSFEVTKTVPVLVFWSEKQYLGPALAVAILGLLFVASLSWGWWRLEKPVTLSPLETGKVFGGGIFRGVRGDATVSEILREVRDIEVRVDTESGVGAEDRITRVEVEMQRPNKVYTTGSGCGIYLSEGIERGEGSQGGSVTGSTRVQSHLGQA, translated from the coding sequence atggcAGATGTCGATATTCACGAAAAgccaaaggaaaagagatcCATCCGCACATGGACCCCCTGGCTCGAAATCGTGGCGCTCTCGGCCATTCTTATTTGTATCATCTGCTCAGCCGTTGTTGTCACCGTCTCTCACGATCAAGAAGTCTCAACCTGGCGCATCAGCCCGGCTGTGTGGCTCGCCATCTTTTCGGCCATCTCTAATGTGGCTTTCAGCTCTGCTCTGGCCGCAGGCATTGCCGTACGTTTCTGGCTCTGTGCTTCGGGCGGCACTCAACTCTCCCAGCTTCATTACATCTGGGATCATGGCCGCGGTCTCGGCTTCTGGCCCGCCATCAAGTCCGGCTCCGAAGCTCGCAAAGTAACCCTCATCTGTACTATCGCATACCTCGTTCAGTTTGCTTCGGGCCCTCTGTTTCAGCGATCAACCCACACCTTGGCTCAGAACCGGGTTGTCCAGCAGAACATGTTCTTTGACATTGCCAACAGAATACCCGATGGATGGTCGGGAAACTGGCAGTCAGACAGGACAGTCATTCACAACAGGAGGGTCATGTCGCAAACCCAAGCCTGGTACCGCAATGACTCCATCACTGTACCATCTACGGAAGGATATGTATGCGATGGCACTTGCTCCGGGTCGGTCCGCGGTGCGGGTTTTGTATACACGTGTGCCCCTACCACTTACCAACCCCTGGACTTGTCAACAAACGCCTCACACAAAGCCACCGTCTTCCACATCCGAGCCGAGCTAGTTGCCGACGAACGGTCCGAACCATTACTCACTCTCTTGACCAAACACATTGACAAGCTCGAGGGCAACTGCCAAGCTACTGTCAAAATCGATCGCTgcaacatcaccgccgccgtggtGGAACATcccgtcatcatccaaaATTCCACCGCGTGGTTTGATCACTCTGCTCTCAAGTTCAATCAGTCACTGCCCATCATTTCACCATACATTTCCGCCGGTGATTCCCTCACCACGCCGATCAGCTCGGGAGTCGGTCCGCTCGCCGGCCTGCAAGCCTTTGTCTCTGGACACATGTACGATAATGCGACCACAACCTTCAATCCGACCCTCAAGAAATGGCTCTTTGCTGGACCGGGGCCGGGAACATTGGCCGACGTCTTCTTCAGGGCTGAGCCTTGGGATTTTGGGAACCACAGTCTCATCAGCTGTGGGCTGATCTGGGACAGCCCGACAGAATATGTGCTTGCAAATCTGCACGAGTGGCAGTTTCGTGTGGCCGAGAGAGTGGGCAGGGGTACCGAGAGGCAGAGCTTTGAAGTCACCAAAACGGTTCCGgtcttggtgttttggagcGAGAAGCAGTATCTGGGCCCAGCGTTGGCGGTTGCAATACTGGGGTTGCTCTTTGTGGCGAGTCTcagttggggttggtggaggctTGAGAAGCCGGTTACGCTCAGCCCTTTGGAGACGGGCAAGGTGTTCGGTGGTGGCATCTTCAGGGGTGTCAGGGGCGATGCCACTGTCAGCGAGATTTTGAGAGAGGTTAGGGATATTGAGGTAAGAGTTGACACCGAGAGTGGGGTTGGTGCAGAGGATCGGATCACACGGGTAGAGGTCGAGATGCAAAGACCCAACAAGGTATACACCACGGGGTCTGGCTGCGGAATCTATTTGTCCGAAGGGATCGAAAGGGGCGAAGGATCACAAGGCGGGTCAGTTACAGGTAGCACACGAGTGCAGAGTCACCTGGGGCAGGCCTAA
- a CDS encoding hypothetical protein (EggNog:ENOG503NYCV; COG:S) → MKWNSLAALGFAAPAQAYLRFGCATLTVQRLDPIVEPGKVPSSHVHQIIGGNAFNATMDPKVDIAEKATCTTCSFRLTQFTSEDFTNYWTAVMYFKARNGSYKRVGQYPNALLGSLTGGMTVYYLQQDFNSNGKQKITAFKPGFRMTVGSPTATNGNNPGLRYTCLKDVMTRFPETADFPKEPCPAGIMAIHHFPACWDGKNLDSPNHQDHMYNTGKGAFTNAGPCPSSHPVRMPQVALETMWDTTPFNNKDLWPTDGSQPFVWSYGDSKGYGTHADYLFGWKGDSLQRAMDSTPLLSNGIKSQSVAQANNCKLQTTTVKENIDGWLDKLPGM, encoded by the exons ATGAAGTGGAACTCCCTCGCCGCACTTGGGTTTGCTGCCCCGGCCCAAGCGTACCTCCGTTTCGGGTGCGCAACCTTGACGGTTCAGCGCCTTGATCCCATCGTCGAGCCCGGAAAGGTCCCCTCGTCTCATGTCCACCAAATCATTGGCGGGAACGCCTTTAACGCAACCATGGATCCCAAGGTTGACATCGCCGAGAAGGCCACTTGCACCACTTGTTCCTTCAG GCTAACCCAATTTACAAGCGAGGACTTTACCAACTACTGGACCGCCGTCATGTACTTCAAAGCCCGCAACGGCTCCTACAAGCGCGTGGGACAATACCCCAACGCCCTACTCGGCTCCTTGACAGGGGGCATGACAGTCTACTACCTCCAGCAAGACTTCAACTCCAACGGTAAGCAAAAGATCACCGCCTTCAAGCCCGGCTTCCGCATGACCGTCGGCTCGCCTACCGccaccaacggcaacaaccCCGGCCTCCGCTACACCTGCCTCAAGGACGTCATGACCCGCTTCCCCGAAACGGCCGATTTCCCCAAGGAGCCTTGCCCAGCCGGCATCATGGCCATTCACCACTTCCCCGCCTGCTGGGACGGCAAGAATCTCGACAGCCCTAACCACCAAGACCACATGTACAACACCGGCAAGGGTGCCTTCACCAACGCCGGCCCATGCCCCTCCAGCCATCCCGTCCGGATGCCGCAGGTGGCGTTGGAGACAATGTGggacaccacccccttcaacaacaaggacCTCTGGCCTACAGATGGCTCTCAGCCTTTTGTCTGGAGTTATGGCGATAGCAAGGGATACGGGACCCATGCCGATTATCTGTTTGGTTGGAAGGGCGATTCTCTGCAGAGAGCCATGGACTCGACGCCGCTGTTGAGCAACGGGATCAAGTCGCAGAGCGTGGCGCAGGCCAATAACTGCAAGCTGCAGACCACGACCGTGAAGGAGAACATCGATGGCT GGCTTGACAAGCTTCCTGGCATGTGA
- the MET32 gene encoding transcriptional regulator of sulfur amino acid metabolism (COG:S; EggNog:ENOG503P3EU) has product MAEQSSPRSHDRRQQYRDGLPPFSLPPSSDFPLSGADDRSPQASDLHSPSSVYSLSAASSPGFQPAWNSKLSSQHQDSGSQEQYYARKPLPGSPPQSSSPSRFGGQLPPITSLLPPASQYPPSLHPSHYPAHSGPLAPPAGMVAHQHQGYMPQGFGQPPPSLPSIGSSGGPYHEFNVRVGGSVYPVSRESSQQDRPFKCDICTQCFSRNHDLKRHRRIHSATKPFPCPHCDKCFSRKDALKRHRYVKACSGKKSNPGSESSSAIPTGEASTAAEEDEDDDDEQDAPESPSLLPRKSIPSTPSQPQLTMKELKPKEPKVPRSMSSKFTFTRPSPKIIVPALTSTALTLAIPSTHLGKRWIIYTLEEGEASAPEYRPSQDT; this is encoded by the exons ATGGCGGAACAATCATCACCGAGATCTCATGATAGAAGACAACAGTACCGCGATGGACTGCCCCCTTTCTCGCTCCCGCCGTCATCCGACTTTCCGCTTTCTGGGGCCGACGATAGAAGCCCCCAGGCAAGCGACCTACACTCCCCCAGCTCTGTCTACTCTTTATCCGCTGCCAGCAGCCCCGGGTTCCAACCGGCGTGGAATTCAAAGCTGTCttcacaacaccaagactCGGGATCCCAGGAACAGTATTACGCACGGAAGCCATTGCCCGGATCTCCGCCACAatcatcctctccatcccgATTCGGAGGtcagcttcctcccatcaccaGTCTTCTTCCGCCCGCTTCCCAGTATCCCCCCTCACTACATCCAAGCCATTATCCCGCGCATAGTGGGCCTCTAGCTCCGCCCGCCGGAATGGTAGCTCATCAGCATCAAGGGTATATGCCCCAAGGATTTGGTCAACCGCCTCCGTCACTCCCATCAATAGGCAGTTCAGGTGGGCCATATCATGAGTTCAACGTGCGGGTAGGAGGGAGTGTCTATCCGGTGTCAAGAGAGTCCTCTCAGCAGGATCGACCATTCAAATGTGATATTTGCACTCAGTGTTTCAGCCGAAACCACGATCTCAAACGACACAGAAGGATACACTCAGCCACAAAACCGTTTCCTTGTCCTCACTGCGACAAGTGCTTTTCACGCAAAGATGCCCTCAAG AGACATCGATACGTCAAGGCGTGCAGTGGCAAGAAATCAAACCCGGGGTCTGAATCCTCTTCTGCAATACCGACAGGCGAAGCCTCAActgcggccgaggaggacgaagacgacgatgatgagcaAGATGCTCCAGAGTCACCCTCATTGCTACCTCGGAAATCAATtccatccaccccttcacAGCCACAGTTGACCATGAAGGAGTTAAAGCCAAAGGAGCCAAAGGTACCCAGGTCCATGTCATCCAAGTTTACTTTTACTAGGCCATCACCAAAGATCATAGTGCCAGCTCTGACATCAACAGCCTTGACTCTTGCCATCCCGTCTACACACCTTGGAAAACGGTGGATCATCTACACGctcgaggaaggcgaggcTTCTGCGCCGGAATATCGCCCGTCGCAAGATACCTAG
- a CDS encoding hypothetical protein (EggNog:ENOG503NX98; MEROPS:MER0005329; COG:E), producing the protein MLLRSVLLTVASVQGLAFLVEGGPTTARSGRPLIVPRSHDLHERQHDGQLQGWVKRDLVRDGVTLPVRIGLKQGREKEERAHKLLMDISNPKSPNYGKHLTAREVVDFFAPGTQAVGEVKQWLKASGVEERRLGLSGNKQWIQFNAPVQEVEKLLFARFHVYEHPESGVTNIACSEYHVPHNISHHIDYITPGIKLMAGGYDEKIVKRMVGRRGSVWYDSWYEKGRRPGDRKGRKKGGKDKDKDKDRGKGKGQGGSGATSTSVSTPTATKPAGNIQPDQNEDEFEVTEGCDVDITPQCIRNQYQIPAGTKATKGNELGIFQGLAQHYNQQDMDTYWKYVAPWIPKGTHPELKSINGAEGPIEDPQLAGEEANLDFQVAIPLVWPQKTVLFQTDDEWYQQDQTRADTRYPGFFNTFFDAIDGSFCTMAAFNQTGNCADDSCRDPEYPNPNNDRYGYQGDLMCGTYRPTNVISISYSGFEHAWPESYTRRQCMEILKLSLQGVTVVESSGDYGVGGRRGDPQAGCLGPNREVFSPRIMGNCPYVLSVGATLVKADPKNKGKFIETATERFASGGGFSNVFMRPPWQEKHVAAYLKRANVTELGYNLTATAASTQWGWEPSLLGSVLGKERGKRFNKGGRGYPDVSAIGDNYRVVLRGYADSMSGTSVAVPVWASILTLINEERLVRGKRPVGFIHQVLYDHPEVFTDITSGSNPGCGSNGFPVKEGWDPVTGLGTPIYPKLLKLFLSLP; encoded by the exons ATGCTTCTTCGATCAGTTCTTCTTACTGTCGCCAGTGTCCAGGGGCTGGCCTTTTTGGTGGAGGGCGGCCCAACGACAGCGAGGTCAGGGAGGCCTCTGATCGTGCCGAGGTCGCATGATCTTCACGAACGGCAGCATGACGGGCAACTCCAGGGctgggtgaagagggatCTGGTCAGGGATGGGGTGACGTTGCCTGTGAGAATTGGCTTGAAACAGGGgcgggaaaaggaggagcgGGCGCACAAGTTGCTAATGGACAT ATCGAATCCGAAATCGCCGAACTACGGGAAGCACTTGACTGCTCGAGAGGTGGTCGACTTCTTTGCGCCGGGAACACAGGCGGTGGGCGAGGTCAAGCAGTGGCTGAAGGCCTCGGGCGTGGAAGAAAGAAGGCTAGGATTGTCGGGGAACAAGCAG TGGATTCAGTTCAACGCGCCGGTTCAGGAGGTCGAGAAACTGCTTTTTGCTCGGTTTCATGTTTATGAACACCCTGAATCTGGGGTAACAAACATTGCCTGTTCAGA ATATCATGTTCCTCACAACATTTCGCATCACATTGATTACATAACTCCCGGCATCAAATTGATGGCTGGTGGATATGATGAGAAGATTGTCAAGAGGATGGTGGGACGGAGAGGGTCGGTCTGGTACGATAGTTGGTACGAGAAGGGAAGACGCCCGGGTGACCGCAAAGGACGAAAGAAGGGGGGCAAAGATAAGGATAAAGACAAAGATAGAGGCAAGGGAAAGGGACAGGGAGGATCAGGGGCGACAAGCACCAGCGTGTCTACTCCTACTGCCACCAAACCAGCCGGAAATATCCAGCCGGACCAGAATGAAGATGAGTTCGAGGTAACAGAGGGCTGTGATGTGGACATCACGCCTCAATGTATCCGAA ACCAGTATCAAATCCCAGCTGGAACGAAAGCGACTAAAGGCAACGAGTTGGGTATCTTTCAAGGTCTTGCTCAGCACTACAATCAACAAGACATGGATACCTATTGGAAATATGTCGCTCCATGGATCCCGAAAGGAACTCATCCCGAACTCAAGTCGATCAACGGCGCCGAGGGCCCAATTGAGGATCCCCAGCTagcaggagaagaggccAATCTTGATTTCCAAGTGGCTATTCCGTTGGTATGGCCTCAAAAAACTGTTCTGTTCCAAACAGACGACGAATGGTACCAGCAAGACCAGACTCGTGCTGATACAAGATACCCTGGCTTCTTCAATA CCTTCTTTGACGCCATCGATGGCTCCTTTTGCACCATGGCCGCCTTCAATCAGACAGGAAATTGTGCTGACGACTCCTGCCGCGATCCCGAGTACCCGAACCCGAACAACGACAGATACGGTTACCAAGGCGACTTGATGTGCGGCACTTACCGCCCAACAAACGTCATATCCATCTCCTATTCGGGCTTCGAGCACGCCTGGCCAGAGTCCTACACCCGCAGGCAGTGCATGGAGATATTGAAGCTTTCACTGCAGGGGGTCACTGTGGTAGAGTCCTCTGGCGACTATGGCGTcggtggaaggaggggggaccCTCAGGCTGGCTGTTTAGGCCCGAATAGAGAGGTGTTCTCTCCAAGAATCATGGGAAACTGTCCCTATGTTTTGAGCGTGGGTGCTACACTGGTCAAGGCCGACCCCAAGAATAAGGGCAAGTTCATCGAGACAGCCACAGAGAGATTTGCTTCTGGAGGGGGATTTTCAAATGTCTTCATGAGGCCGCCATGGCAGGAGAAGCACGTGGCTGCGTATTTGAAGCGGGCCAACGTCACAGAGCTGGGATACAACCTAACGGCTACAGCAGCCTCCACGCAGTGGGGATGGGAGCCAAGTTTGCTGGGCAGTGTGCTGGGAAAAGAGAGGGGCAAGAGGTTCAACAAAGGCGGCAGAGGTTATCCTGATGTTTCGGCCATTGGAGACAACTACAGGGTTGTTCTCAGAGGATATGCTGATAGCATGAGTGGTACCTCGGTGGCGGTACCGGTTTGGGCTTCTATCCTTACTCTAATCAACGAGGAGAGATTAGTCCGAGGCAAGCGGCCAGTCGGGTTTATCCACCAAGTTTTG TATGATCATCCCGAAGTGTTCACTGACATCACTTCTGGATCAAACCCAGGATGTGGGAGCAACGGCTTCCCGGTGAAAGAGGGTTGGGATCCAGTCACTGGACTTGG TACGCCCATCTATCCCAAATTATTGAAGCTGTTCCTGAGCCTGCCATAA
- a CDS encoding hypothetical protein (EggNog:ENOG503NXKD; COG:G; MEROPS:MER0033188) gives MKGVATLVAAAALVGQALAAPPEPPTQVLEKRARPTVSIAQGNVVGVSRINTEAFNGIPFAQAPVGPLRLKPPVRTTASFGTYDAGGIAAACPQFLADTDSEDLLAKVIDTVVNTALFQKALKISEDCLNINVIRPAGTKAGDKLPVLFWIYGGGFELGWSSMYDGGPLVSNAMAAGKPYVFVAVNYRVGAFGFMPGKEVLQDGSANLGHLDQRMGLEWVADNIAAFGGDPDKVTIWGESAGAISVWNQMSLYDGNINYKGKPLFRGAIMNSGSIVPADPVDCPKGQEIYDTVVARSGCGGAADTLNCLRNLPYETFLETANSVPAILSYSSVALSYLPRPDGVALTDSADRLVKAGKYAAVPMIIGDQEDEGTLFSLFQKNVTTTSRLEDYLRGYFFHGATAQQIKGLVSQYSPLISAGSPFGSGLFNEIYPGFKRLAALLGDIVFTLTRRVFIEYAIAANPNVPVWSYLASYNEGTPILGTFHGSDLLQVFYGILPNYASKSIQNFYANFVYNLDPNDASGGTSAKSKVKENWPTWNTKDKRLIQFFNNRNGYLKDDFREGAKQYIAANIDALHI, from the exons ATGAAGGGCGTCGCCACTCTCGTCGCCGCCGCGGCCCTCGTTGGCCAGGCCCTCGCTGCCCCCCCTGAGCCTCCCACTCAGGTTTTGGAGAAGAGAGCCAGGCCCACTGTCTCGATTGCTCAGGGCAATGTTGTCGGTGTCAGCCGCATCAACACGGAAGCCTTCAATGGCATTCCCTTCGCCCAAGCCCCCGTTGGTCCTCTCCGCCTGAAGCCTCCCGTCAGAACCACCGCTTCGTTCGGCACATACGACGCCGGCGGCATCGCCGCTGCCTGCCCTCAGTTCTTGGCCGATACCGACTCGGAGGATCTGCTCGCCAAAGTCATTGACACGGTTGTCAACACTGCCCTGTTTCAAAAGGCACTCAAGATCAGTGAGGACTGCTTGAACATCAACGTGATCCGCCCAGCTGGCACCAAGGCCGGCGATAAGTTGCCAGTCCTGTTTTGGATCTACGGTGGTGGTTTCGAG CTTGGATGGAGCTCCATGTATGACGGAGGCCCGCTTGTCTCCAATGCCATGGCCGCCGGCAAGCCCTACgtgtttgttgctgtcaaCTATCGTGTGGGCGCCTTTGGCTTCATGCCCGGCAAGGAAGTCCTCCAGGACGGCTCTGCCAACCTTGGCCATCTTGACCAGCGCATGGGTCTTGAGTGGGTCGCCGACAACATTGCTGCGTTTGGCGGTGACCCAGATAAGGTCACCATCTGGGGCGAGTCGGCCGGTGCCATTTCTGTGTGGAACCAAATGTCTCTCTACGACGGCAACATCAACTACAAGGGCAAGCCCCTGTTCCGCGGTGCCATCATGAACTCGGGCAGCATTGTCCCTGCTGACCCCGTCGACTGCCCCAAGGGCCAGGAGATCTACGACACTGTGGTTGCCCGTTCCGGTTGCGGCGGTGCTGCTGACACCCTCAACTGCCTGCGCAACTTGCCCTACGAGACTTTCCTCGAGACCGCAAACTCTGTCCCGGCCATCCTCTCCTACAGCTCGGTGGCTCTTTCTTACCTGCCCCGCCCTGACGGTGTTGCTCTGACCGACAGCGCCGACCGTCTTGTCAAGGCTGGCAAGTACGCCGCCGTGCCCATGATCATCGGCgaccaagaagacgagggCACCCTCTTCTCGCTTTTCCAGAAGaatgtcaccaccaccagccgccTCGAAGACTACCTCAGGGGATACTTCTTCCACGGCGCCACCGCGCAACAGATCAAGGGCCTGGTCAGCCAGTACTCGCCCCTGATCTCAGCCGGCTCACCCTTTGGTTCCGGCCTCTTCAACGAGATCTACCCCGGCTTCAAGCGCCTGGCTGCTCTCCTCGGCGACATCGTCTTCACGCTCACCCGCCGTGTGTTCATCGAGTacgccatcgccgccaaccccaacgtcCCCGTCTGGTCCTACCTGGCCAGCTACAACGAGGGCACCCCCATCCTGGGCACTTTCCACGGCAGCGACTTGCTGCAGGTCTTTTATGGCATCCTGCCCAACTACGCGAGCAAGAGCATCCAGAATTTTTATGCCAACTTTGTctacaacctcgaccccaaCGACGCGTCGGGCGGCACCAGCGCCAAGAgcaaggtgaaggagaactGGCCGACGTGGAACACCAAGGACAAGAGGCTCATTCAGTTCTTCAACAACCGGAACGGGTATCTGAAGGATGATTTCCGTGAGGGGGCCAAGCAGTACATTGCTGCGAATATTGATGCTCTGCATATTTGA